TCGCCCCCTTGGGAAACTTGACTTCTTTTAACGGTTTGCCGACCGCCTTGGATTTATCTGATGCCACCAGTTCGATTATCTCGGCTTTGCCACCTTCCAGGATCGAAACTCCGATGATCTCCCCCCGACGGACATACTTCAGAATCTGGTTGGCCGCCACCAGACGAGGTGACACAGTGGCATCGATACCGACCTGTTCATAGAGTTCCTGGTAGGCCGGTTTATGCACCAGCACTATCGCCTTACGAGCGCCCAGTTTCTTGGCGATCAAACCGGACAGAAGGTTGATCTCTTCCCCGTGAGAGACCACCGAGACGAGCGCATCGCAAGTGGAGATTCCGAGTTCTGCCAGAAGATGCATATCGGTACCGTCGCCGTTGACCACCAGGACATTATCGAGCTCCTCGGATAACTTACGGCAGATCGACTTGTCCCTTTCAATCAGGGTGATATCGATATTCTCTTTTTGCATCGAACGTGCGATCGAAAAGCCGATATTGCCACCCCCCACGATCACCACTTTGCGTGCCGAGCCCCGTTTCTTTTTGCCGAACAGGTTCTCGACCTGCGGGATAGTATCGACCTGCCCGATTACAAATAGCTCGTCATTGAGAAGCAGTTCGTCCTCGCCTGAAGGTACGATCAGCTTGTCGTCACGCAGGATCGCCGCCACCAGGGAATTGCGGGGCATCGCCAGATCCTTCAGCTTTTTACCGACCGCCTTGAGTTGTTCATCGAGTGGAAGCTGGATCAGTTCGATCCGATTCTGGGCATAGTTTTCAACCATCACCGCCCCGATCGACCGGATCTGTTTTAAAAATTCATTGGCGGCCAGAAGATGAGGCGAGATCACCATATCGATTCCGAGCACATCGTGGTAAAACCCGGTCTCGCCCTCGATATAATCCTGAGTCGATACCCGCGCAATCACTTTCTTTGCGCCCAGTTGTTTGGCTGTATAAGTGCACAGCAGGTTTACCTCTTCATCGTCGGTGACCGCGATCAAAAGATCGGCTTTGCCTGCTTCGGCTTTACGAAGGGTTGCAAGCGATCCGCCCGGACCGGTCAATGCCAGCACATCCATCAGTTCCTCGGCTTCAGCCAGGGCGGCCGAGGATGAGTCTATGATCGTGACGTTATGTTTTTCTTTTGATAAGTAGAGGGCGATATGCTTGCCGACTTCGCCCATACCCACAACGACTATATTCATATATATATCCTGTTAATTTGAGAGGAACTTATATTGGCATATCCCGCATGTCAATTAAATAAATCCTGCGCAGGATGATTGGGTTTCGATACTTGAGCGTTGTGGTTTAGTTATTTCATCGGCTGTTTCAGATACAAATTGACTGCACATTCTC
Above is a window of Candidatus Zixiibacteriota bacterium DNA encoding:
- the trkA gene encoding Trk system potassium transporter TrkA, translated to MYMNIVVVGMGEVGKHIALYLSKEKHNVTIIDSSSAALAEAEELMDVLALTGPGGSLATLRKAEAGKADLLIAVTDDEEVNLLCTYTAKQLGAKKVIARVSTQDYIEGETGFYHDVLGIDMVISPHLLAANEFLKQIRSIGAVMVENYAQNRIELIQLPLDEQLKAVGKKLKDLAMPRNSLVAAILRDDKLIVPSGEDELLLNDELFVIGQVDTIPQVENLFGKKKRGSARKVVIVGGGNIGFSIARSMQKENIDITLIERDKSICRKLSEELDNVLVVNGDGTDMHLLAELGISTCDALVSVVSHGEEINLLSGLIAKKLGARKAIVLVHKPAYQELYEQVGIDATVSPRLVAANQILKYVRRGEIIGVSILEGGKAEIIELVASDKSKAVGKPLKEVKFPKGAIVGALASEAGVIIPSGEDVIEPGNTVILFTTPNVRPKIEKLFSV